A window of the Deinococcus gobiensis I-0 genome harbors these coding sequences:
- a CDS encoding site-2 protease family protein — protein sequence MGLLSLLTSNPTAFVIIALALVLSLAVHEFAHAFVADRLGDPTPRRYGRVTLNPLKHLDPFGTLLLLLAGFGFAKPVPINPNNLGRWGTLWVAAAGPISNILIALLAAGLLAVLPPTDLGFQVLLYVLSINIVLAVFNLIPIPLLDGSRILGALVPSLGRSLAQFEAMPFSFLIVMAFIFLAQEPIGVLIGNVRSFVLGLVGFR from the coding sequence ATGGGTCTTCTTAGCCTCCTGACGAGCAATCCCACTGCCTTCGTGATCATCGCGCTGGCGCTGGTGCTGTCGCTCGCCGTTCACGAATTCGCCCATGCCTTCGTGGCCGACCGGCTGGGCGACCCCACGCCCCGGCGGTACGGGCGCGTGACCCTCAACCCCCTCAAGCACCTCGACCCCTTCGGGACGCTGCTGCTGCTGCTCGCGGGGTTCGGCTTCGCCAAGCCGGTGCCTATCAACCCGAACAACCTCGGGCGCTGGGGCACGTTGTGGGTCGCGGCGGCCGGGCCGATCAGCAACATCCTGATCGCACTGCTGGCCGCCGGGCTGCTCGCCGTGCTGCCGCCGACCGACCTGGGCTTCCAGGTCTTGCTCTATGTCCTGAGCATCAACATCGTGCTGGCGGTGTTCAACCTCATCCCCATCCCGCTGCTCGACGGCAGCCGCATCCTCGGCGCGCTCGTGCCCTCGCTGGGGCGCAGCCTCGCGCAGTTCGAGGCGATGCCCTTCTCGTTCCTGATCGTGATGGCCTTCATCTTCCTGGCGCAGGAGCCGATCGGGGTTCTCATCGGCAACGTCCGCAGTTTCGTGCTGGGGCTGGTGGGGTTCCGGTAA
- a CDS encoding ABC transporter substrate-binding protein, translating to MNKGKLFGALALTTVSLTLAACNNKQAGAGQGETLVYQNSADIPTLDPGTTYDTASGQVVENLYETLLTYKGNSLSELEPLLATEWQEGNSGREYRFTLRTGVKFHTGNDFGCKDAEYTFRRNLVTNTSDSGNWFLSESLLGTQSNANDDKSVTWQRITDAVKCDGETLIFTLPKADPAFLAKLAYTGQGIVDSAHAKEIGEWDGTEATWKAAVGKDLTGSPLAQKPSGTGAYKLVGKDATTVTATAFENYWGEQPKIKNVIIQKVPEQAARIQAFLRGDADLIESGGRDIIETQLKGQPGVAVLDDLPDTTATGLSMNENIKGGQLGSGKLDGQGIPANFFSDVNVRRGFVAAFDTNTYIEQVLRGKGKPRNFLLPDSFPGYDQNLAPAEFNLDTARAAFREAWGGQVWQNGFTLNATYRAGSRSVQTAMELLKKNIESLNPKFRVNIVAKEWSEIIKASNQGSEAMVVTSWAPDYADPDNFVYTFYNSRGYYSPRINVADTQIDAWTNEARGITDQTQRNALYAKVAERAKSQALYIVMPSPVGVFAYRDNIQGISAENYSPLTGFVTGTLWKTLSKS from the coding sequence ATGAACAAAGGCAAACTCTTCGGCGCTCTCGCCCTCACGACCGTTTCGCTGACGCTGGCCGCGTGCAACAACAAGCAGGCCGGCGCCGGTCAGGGCGAGACGCTGGTGTACCAGAATTCCGCCGACATCCCCACGCTGGACCCGGGCACGACCTACGACACGGCCAGCGGCCAGGTCGTCGAGAACCTGTACGAGACCCTGCTGACCTACAAGGGAAACAGCCTGTCGGAACTCGAGCCGCTGCTGGCGACCGAGTGGCAGGAGGGCAACAGCGGGCGCGAGTACCGCTTCACGCTGCGCACCGGGGTCAAGTTCCATACGGGCAACGACTTCGGGTGCAAGGACGCCGAATACACCTTCCGGCGCAACCTCGTGACGAACACGAGTGACAGCGGCAACTGGTTCCTGTCCGAAAGCCTGCTGGGCACGCAGTCCAATGCCAACGACGACAAGAGCGTCACCTGGCAGCGCATCACCGACGCCGTGAAATGCGACGGCGAGACGCTGATCTTCACGCTGCCCAAGGCCGACCCCGCCTTCCTGGCGAAGCTGGCCTACACCGGCCAGGGCATCGTGGACAGCGCCCACGCCAAGGAGATCGGCGAGTGGGACGGCACCGAGGCCACCTGGAAGGCCGCAGTCGGCAAGGACCTGACCGGCAGCCCGCTGGCCCAGAAGCCCAGCGGTACGGGGGCCTACAAGCTCGTGGGCAAGGACGCGACCACCGTCACCGCGACCGCCTTCGAGAACTACTGGGGCGAGCAGCCCAAGATCAAGAACGTGATCATCCAGAAGGTGCCCGAGCAGGCCGCGCGCATCCAGGCCTTCTTGCGCGGCGACGCCGACCTGATCGAGTCCGGCGGGCGCGACATCATCGAGACGCAGCTCAAGGGCCAGCCCGGCGTGGCGGTCCTCGACGACCTGCCCGACACCACCGCGACCGGCCTGAGCATGAACGAGAACATCAAGGGCGGGCAGCTCGGCAGCGGCAAGCTCGACGGCCAGGGCATCCCGGCCAACTTCTTCAGCGACGTGAACGTGCGCCGGGGCTTCGTGGCGGCCTTCGACACGAACACCTACATCGAGCAGGTGCTGCGCGGCAAGGGCAAGCCCCGGAACTTCCTGCTGCCCGACTCCTTCCCCGGCTATGACCAGAACCTCGCCCCGGCCGAGTTCAACCTCGACACGGCGCGCGCGGCCTTCCGCGAGGCCTGGGGGGGGCAGGTGTGGCAAAACGGCTTCACGCTCAACGCCACCTACCGCGCCGGCTCGCGCAGCGTGCAGACCGCGATGGAACTCCTGAAGAAGAACATCGAGTCGCTGAACCCCAAGTTCCGGGTGAACATCGTCGCCAAGGAATGGAGCGAGATCATCAAGGCCAGCAACCAGGGCAGCGAGGCGATGGTCGTGACGAGCTGGGCTCCGGACTACGCCGACCCGGACAACTTCGTCTACACCTTCTACAACTCCAGGGGCTACTACAGCCCGCGCATCAACGTGGCCGACACCCAGATTGACGCCTGGACCAACGAGGCCCGCGGCATCACCGACCAGACGCAGCGCAACGCGCTGTACGCCAAGGTGGCCGAGCGCGCCAAGTCGCAGGCCCTGTACATCGTGATGCCCAGCCCGGTCGGCGTGTTCGCCTACCGCGACAACATCCAGGGCATCAGCGCCGAGAACTACAGCCCCCTGACCGGCTTCGTCACCGGCACCCTCTGGAAGACCCTCAGCAAGAGCTGA
- the hslO gene encoding Hsp33 family molecular chaperone HslO translates to MTASPSGSYLLRGTAAGGTLRFVGIEATDLVEEARLRHHLSKTATAALGRTLAASALLAVVLGKKSDSRVAVRVEGGGPVGWVVAEGSADGQVRGYVRAPGADLPPRDSDGKLDVSGIVGTDGELAVTRLLDNGEPYTGSVRLQSGEIAEDVSYYLGASEQIPNAVLLGVYEEKGRVAHAGGLLVQAMPGVSDETLGRLEANIKAMGQITDNLRRGGLLEVLNRAAEGLDLNLAPEAQAARFQCRCSREKASDSLKFFTGSERQEMIDDGGQEVVCHWCGEHYQITPGEIAALDAEETRAQA, encoded by the coding sequence ATGACTGCTTCCCCTTCCGGCTCCTACCTCCTGCGCGGCACGGCGGCGGGGGGCACCCTGCGCTTCGTCGGCATCGAGGCGACCGACCTCGTCGAAGAGGCCCGCCTGCGCCACCACCTGAGCAAGACCGCGACGGCGGCGCTGGGGCGTACGCTGGCGGCCTCGGCCCTGCTGGCCGTCGTGCTGGGCAAGAAGAGCGACAGCCGCGTGGCGGTGCGCGTCGAGGGCGGCGGGCCGGTGGGCTGGGTCGTGGCCGAGGGCAGCGCCGACGGTCAGGTGCGCGGCTACGTGCGCGCGCCCGGGGCCGACCTGCCGCCCCGCGACTCCGACGGCAAGCTGGACGTGAGCGGCATCGTGGGCACCGACGGCGAACTGGCCGTGACCCGCCTGCTCGACAACGGCGAACCCTACACCGGCAGCGTGCGCCTGCAGAGCGGCGAGATCGCCGAGGACGTGAGCTACTACCTCGGCGCGTCCGAGCAGATTCCCAACGCCGTGCTGCTGGGCGTGTACGAGGAAAAGGGGCGCGTGGCCCATGCGGGCGGGCTGCTCGTGCAGGCGATGCCCGGCGTGAGCGACGAGACGCTCGGCCGCCTGGAGGCCAACATCAAGGCGATGGGCCAGATCACCGACAACCTGCGCCGGGGCGGCCTGCTCGAAGTCCTGAACCGCGCGGCCGAGGGCCTGGACCTGAATCTGGCCCCCGAGGCGCAGGCCGCGCGCTTCCAGTGCCGCTGCTCGCGCGAGAAGGCCAGCGACAGCCTGAAGTTCTTCACCGGCAGCGAGCGCCAGGAAATGATCGACGACGGCGGCCAGGAGGTCGTGTGCCACTGGTGCGGCGAGCACTACCAGATCACGCCGGGCGAGATCGCGGCCCTGGACGCCGAGGAGACGCGCGCGCAGGCCTGA
- a CDS encoding CCA tRNA nucleotidyltransferase, protein MAEPDPGARAWAALRAEDRAWLTSLAALAGSQARVALVGGAVRDALLGGAPLDLDVVVEGADVEALAHATGLPFTFHPAFQNATVTLPDGRGADLVRARRESYPVPGQNPAPQPGTLDDDLRRRDFGLNALALVVRPDGGAELRDVVGGLDDLARRELRPLHSRSLHEDASRAVRGARLAARLDLAPHPDLLAQMPDALTMAQDTPRLWAELKLLLAEARPGRAARRLEAWGTGAWLGDPALLEALEARQDAGEAVTPQTWAAAALAAAPDPAALAARLGLGDRPLGLLARARSDTFFPEGTPERQLRALLRPQAYVPLTGKDVLALGTPPGRGVGEALAHLAGLRRAGQVGSPDEERAALAAYLRSLP, encoded by the coding sequence GTGGCCGAGCCTGACCCCGGCGCGCGGGCCTGGGCCGCCCTGCGTGCCGAGGACCGCGCGTGGCTGACCTCGCTGGCGGCGCTGGCCGGTTCCCAGGCCCGGGTGGCCCTCGTCGGCGGGGCAGTGCGCGACGCGCTGCTGGGCGGCGCGCCCCTGGACCTCGACGTGGTGGTGGAGGGGGCAGACGTGGAGGCCCTGGCCCACGCCACGGGCCTGCCCTTCACCTTCCACCCGGCCTTCCAGAACGCCACCGTGACGCTGCCGGACGGGCGCGGGGCCGACCTCGTTCGGGCGCGGCGCGAGAGCTACCCGGTGCCCGGCCAGAACCCGGCGCCGCAGCCCGGCACCCTGGACGACGACCTGCGGCGGCGCGACTTCGGGCTGAACGCGCTCGCGCTGGTCGTGCGGCCGGACGGCGGCGCCGAATTGCGCGATGTGGTGGGCGGCCTGGACGACCTCGCGCGGCGGGAGCTGCGGCCCCTGCACTCCCGCTCGCTGCACGAGGACGCCAGTCGGGCCGTACGTGGGGCGCGGCTGGCGGCGCGGCTGGACCTCGCCCCCCACCCTGACCTGCTGGCCCAGATGCCGGACGCCCTGACGATGGCGCAGGACACCCCCCGCCTGTGGGCCGAGCTGAAGCTGCTGCTGGCCGAAGCCCGGCCGGGGCGCGCGGCCCGGCGGCTGGAGGCATGGGGCACGGGCGCGTGGCTGGGCGACCCGGCGCTCCTCGAAGCCCTGGAGGCCCGGCAGGACGCGGGCGAGGCGGTCACGCCGCAGACCTGGGCCGCCGCCGCCCTGGCCGCCGCCCCCGACCCCGCCGCCCTGGCCGCCCGCCTGGGCCTGGGCGACAGGCCCCTGGGGCTGCTGGCCCGCGCCCGGAGCGACACCTTCTTTCCCGAGGGCACGCCCGAGCGGCAGTTGCGCGCCCTGCTGCGCCCGCAGGCCTACGTGCCCCTGACGGGGAAGGACGTGCTGGCCCTGGGCACGCCGCCGGGCCGGGGCGTGGGCGAGGCGCTGGCTCACCTGGCAGGGCTGCGGCGGGCCGGACAGGTGGGCAGCCCCGACGAGGAACGTGCGGCGCTGGCGGCGTACCTGCGGTCCCTCCCCTGA
- the coaE gene encoding dephospho-CoA kinase (Dephospho-CoA kinase (CoaE) performs the final step in coenzyme A biosynthesis.) has protein sequence MTPPPPTPRRPHPQRLGLTGSIGAGKSTAAALLRARGLTVLDADEQARLVTAEPETLAELEAAFPGVVRGGALDRAALAARVFGDAAQLARLNAITHPRVRTRMSALEAEAAARGEAWVVQDVPLLFEGGLDKSMDAVLLIDAPLETRVARVMARSGLSREDVLARDARQMPADEKRRRATLTLDNGGDLAALEAQLGAALRELGLAPT, from the coding sequence ATGACCCCACCCCCCCCCACTCCCCGGCGGCCCCATCCGCAGCGGTTGGGCCTGACCGGCAGCATCGGCGCGGGCAAGAGCACGGCGGCGGCGTTGCTGCGCGCGCGCGGCCTGACCGTCCTGGACGCCGACGAGCAGGCCCGGCTGGTCACGGCCGAGCCGGAGACCCTGGCCGAACTGGAGGCCGCCTTTCCCGGCGTGGTCCGGGGCGGGGCGCTGGACCGCGCGGCGCTGGCGGCCCGGGTGTTCGGAGACGCGGCGCAACTCGCGCGCCTGAACGCCATCACCCACCCGCGCGTGCGGACCCGCATGTCGGCGCTGGAGGCGGAGGCCGCCGCGCGGGGTGAGGCCTGGGTCGTGCAGGACGTGCCGCTGCTGTTCGAGGGCGGGCTGGACAAGAGCATGGACGCGGTGCTGCTCATCGACGCCCCCCTGGAGACGCGCGTGGCCCGCGTCATGGCCCGCAGTGGACTGAGCCGGGAGGACGTGCTGGCCCGCGACGCCCGGCAGATGCCCGCCGACGAGAAGCGCCGCCGCGCCACCCTGACCCTGGACAACGGCGGCGACCTCGCGGCGCTGGAGGCGCAACTCGGCGCGGCGCTGCGCGAACTGGGTCTCGCCCCGACCTAG
- a CDS encoding S1C family serine protease has translation MKPSGLGKKGVAVLLVLAGLGLGATVLRDQVPLGQAQTGQTQTAQSSQSQGQTAAGTAGTAALNEDGAKLQNEANTVQVVGQYEPGLVFISTEQEVATQDPMAWMYGGDSGTQVQTGVGSGFFVNAQGDILTNYHVVGNESGQGAADRILIRVMNRQDAVPAKVIGLAPQYDLALIRPEGLNAQDIRPIPLGDSDALKVGQKAIAMGAPFGLDFSVTEGIVSSTARQIPIGFGAGGAGITQKAIQTDAAINPGNSGGPLLDSGGRVIGINTQIISPGVQSGGTGQSAGVGFAIPINAAKNLLPRLQAANGGVVRAPVIGIAAGLVAQARGGQIPVGLSALTSSGKQQLELPETGLVVGEVSPDSPASRAGLRGGTRTEDFRGGQVALGGDVITGADGQPVDGIEDLQAALIDKKEGDTVALKVVRGGRARDVTVTLDASAFAGR, from the coding sequence ATGAAGCCGAGTGGGCTGGGAAAAAAGGGAGTCGCGGTGCTGCTGGTCCTCGCGGGGCTGGGGCTGGGGGCGACGGTGCTGCGCGATCAGGTGCCGCTGGGACAGGCCCAGACCGGGCAGACACAGACGGCCCAGAGCAGTCAGAGCCAAGGCCAGACGGCAGCGGGCACGGCAGGCACGGCCGCCCTGAACGAGGACGGGGCCAAGCTCCAGAACGAGGCCAACACCGTGCAGGTGGTCGGGCAGTACGAGCCGGGGCTGGTGTTCATCAGCACCGAGCAGGAGGTCGCCACCCAGGACCCGATGGCCTGGATGTACGGCGGCGACTCGGGCACGCAGGTGCAGACCGGCGTGGGCAGCGGCTTTTTCGTGAACGCGCAGGGCGACATCCTGACGAACTACCACGTGGTGGGCAACGAGTCGGGGCAGGGCGCCGCCGACCGCATCCTCATCCGGGTCATGAACCGTCAGGACGCGGTGCCCGCCAAGGTCATCGGCCTCGCGCCGCAGTACGACCTCGCGCTCATCCGGCCCGAGGGCCTGAACGCGCAGGACATCCGGCCCATTCCGCTGGGCGACAGCGACGCCCTCAAGGTCGGGCAGAAGGCCATTGCGATGGGCGCGCCCTTCGGCCTGGACTTCAGCGTGACCGAGGGCATCGTGAGCAGCACCGCCCGCCAGATTCCCATCGGCTTCGGGGCCGGCGGCGCGGGCATCACCCAGAAGGCCATCCAGACCGACGCGGCCATCAACCCCGGCAACAGCGGCGGGCCTCTGCTCGACAGCGGCGGGCGGGTCATCGGCATCAACACCCAGATCATCAGCCCCGGCGTGCAGAGCGGCGGCACCGGCCAGAGCGCGGGCGTGGGCTTCGCCATTCCCATCAACGCGGCCAAGAACCTGCTGCCCCGCCTCCAGGCGGCGAACGGGGGCGTGGTGCGCGCGCCCGTCATCGGCATCGCGGCCGGCCTCGTGGCCCAGGCGCGCGGCGGGCAGATTCCGGTGGGCCTGAGCGCCCTGACGAGCAGCGGCAAGCAGCAGCTCGAACTGCCCGAGACCGGGCTGGTCGTGGGGGAGGTGTCGCCCGATTCGCCGGCCTCGCGCGCCGGGCTGCGCGGCGGCACTCGCACCGAGGACTTCCGGGGCGGGCAGGTGGCCCTGGGCGGCGACGTGATCACCGGGGCCGACGGTCAGCCCGTGGACGGGATCGAGGACCTCCAGGCCGCCTTGATCGACAAGAAGGAGGGCGACACCGTGGCCCTGAAGGTGGTGCGCGGCGGCAGGGCGCGTGACGTGACCGTCACCCTGGACGCCAGCGCCTTCGCCGGCCGCTAG
- a CDS encoding response regulator — protein sequence MLDTGDARPITLLLVDDHPVVRKGTRELLEGEADLRVLGEAGNGEEAVAQARLLTPDVILMDVSMPGMNGIEATRAIKAEQPGVGVLVLTSYDDDAYVFALLEAGAAGYLLKNASEDDLLGAVRAVAAGESALHPSIARKVLERFSASATPTPPEDDLSPRELEVLRVAATGRTNKEIARDLDISPRTVQVHLANIFSKLGVGSRTEAVLHGIKRGWIDPKNL from the coding sequence ATGCTGGATACAGGCGACGCCCGGCCCATCACCCTGCTCCTGGTGGACGACCATCCGGTCGTGCGCAAGGGCACCCGCGAATTGCTGGAAGGCGAGGCCGACCTGCGCGTGCTGGGCGAGGCGGGCAACGGCGAGGAAGCGGTGGCCCAGGCCCGCCTGCTCACCCCCGACGTGATCCTGATGGACGTGTCCATGCCCGGCATGAACGGCATCGAGGCGACGCGCGCCATCAAGGCCGAGCAGCCCGGCGTGGGCGTGCTGGTCCTGACGAGCTACGACGACGACGCCTACGTGTTCGCGCTGCTGGAGGCGGGCGCGGCCGGCTACCTGCTGAAAAACGCCAGCGAGGACGACCTGCTGGGCGCCGTGCGCGCGGTGGCGGCGGGCGAAAGTGCCCTGCACCCCAGCATCGCCCGCAAGGTGCTCGAACGCTTCAGCGCGAGCGCGACCCCCACCCCGCCCGAGGACGACCTCAGCCCCCGCGAGCTGGAAGTGCTGCGCGTGGCCGCCACCGGCCGCACGAACAAGGAGATCGCCCGCGACCTCGACATCAGCCCGCGCACCGTGCAGGTCCACCTCGCCAACATCTTTTCGAAGCTCGGCGTGGGCAGCCGCACCGAGGCCGTGCTGCACGGCATCAAACGCGGCTGGATCGACCCCAAGAACCTGTAG
- a CDS encoding CTP synthase, with translation MKYIFVTGGVVSSLGKGVASASLGALLRARGYRVTAVKIDPYINIDAGTMRPYEHGEVFVTASGAETDLDIGNYERFLDLDVPPGSNITTGQVYQEVIRKERAGDYLSQTVQVIPHVTDEIKRRVRVAGESAGAEVVLIEVGGTVGDIESLPFLEAIRQFRFDEGDENVLYLHLTLVPYLGTSNEFKTKPTQHSVAALRSYGISPDIVMVRSKEKLPPEITRKIAAFTSVRENRVFSSYDVAHVYEVPLALEEQGLGKAVEDLLGLERIHPNLGVWQNAVKTIKRPGREVTIAIAGKYTAMPDAYLSMLESLTHAGVANDARVNVKWVNAEELTEGDLEAQFGDVGGILVPGGFGVRGIEGKIRAAEYARTRGVPYLGICLGMQIAVIEYARHVAGLEGANSTEFDEYARHKVVGLMPEQLDVEGLGGTMRLGDWPMQLAAGTTIAELYGVPAGGTVRERHRHRFEVNPEYVPRLQDAGLTVSGVTPGMNGRGAGLVESVEIPGHPFFVALQAHPEFKSRPMRPSPPFAGFVAASLKRQEQGQEPAKA, from the coding sequence ATGAAATACATCTTCGTAACGGGCGGCGTGGTGAGCAGCCTCGGCAAGGGCGTGGCGAGCGCCAGCCTCGGGGCGCTGCTGCGCGCGCGCGGCTACCGCGTGACGGCCGTCAAGATCGACCCCTACATCAACATCGACGCGGGCACCATGCGGCCCTACGAACACGGCGAGGTCTTCGTGACCGCCTCGGGCGCCGAGACCGACCTCGACATCGGCAACTACGAGCGCTTCCTCGACCTCGACGTGCCGCCAGGCAGCAACATCACGACCGGGCAGGTCTACCAGGAGGTCATCCGCAAGGAGCGCGCCGGGGACTACCTCTCGCAGACCGTGCAGGTCATTCCGCACGTCACCGACGAGATCAAGCGCCGCGTGCGCGTGGCGGGCGAGTCGGCGGGGGCCGAGGTCGTGCTGATCGAGGTGGGCGGTACGGTGGGCGACATCGAGTCGCTCCCCTTCCTGGAGGCCATCCGGCAGTTCCGCTTCGACGAGGGCGACGAGAACGTGCTGTACCTGCACCTCACCCTCGTGCCGTACCTGGGCACCAGCAACGAGTTCAAGACCAAGCCCACCCAGCACTCGGTCGCGGCGCTGCGCTCCTACGGCATCAGCCCCGACATCGTGATGGTGCGCAGCAAGGAAAAGCTGCCCCCCGAGATCACCCGCAAGATCGCGGCCTTCACCAGCGTGCGCGAGAACCGGGTGTTCAGCAGCTACGACGTGGCGCACGTCTACGAGGTGCCGCTGGCGCTCGAGGAACAGGGCCTGGGCAAGGCGGTCGAGGACCTGCTGGGCCTGGAGCGCATCCACCCCAACCTGGGCGTATGGCAGAACGCCGTAAAGACCATCAAGCGCCCCGGGCGCGAGGTGACCATCGCCATCGCGGGCAAGTACACGGCGATGCCCGACGCGTACCTCTCGATGCTCGAATCGCTGACGCACGCCGGGGTCGCCAACGACGCCCGCGTGAACGTCAAGTGGGTCAACGCCGAGGAGCTGACCGAGGGTGACCTCGAAGCCCAGTTCGGGGACGTGGGCGGCATTCTGGTGCCGGGCGGCTTCGGGGTGCGCGGCATCGAGGGCAAGATCCGGGCGGCCGAGTACGCCCGCACGCGCGGCGTGCCGTACCTGGGCATCTGCCTGGGCATGCAGATCGCCGTGATCGAGTACGCCCGGCATGTGGCGGGCCTGGAGGGCGCCAACTCGACCGAGTTCGACGAGTACGCGCGCCACAAGGTCGTGGGCCTGATGCCCGAGCAACTGGATGTCGAGGGCCTGGGCGGCACCATGCGCCTGGGCGACTGGCCCATGCAGCTCGCCGCCGGGACCACCATCGCCGAGCTGTACGGCGTGCCCGCCGGGGGCACGGTCCGCGAGCGCCACCGCCACCGCTTCGAGGTCAACCCCGAGTACGTGCCCCGCCTTCAGGACGCGGGCCTGACGGTCAGCGGCGTGACCCCCGGCATGAACGGGCGCGGCGCGGGCCTTGTCGAGAGCGTCGAGATTCCGGGCCACCCCTTCTTCGTGGCTTTGCAGGCGCACCCCGAGTTCAAGAGCCGCCCCATGCGTCCCAGTCCCCCCTTCGCCGGCTTCGTGGCGGCGTCGCTGAAGCGCCAGGAGCAGGGGCAGGAGCCGGCGAAGGCCTGA